The following proteins come from a genomic window of Candidatus Ancaeobacter aquaticus:
- a CDS encoding DUF86 domain-containing protein, which yields MLHDIKKYLHDIQQSIEEIESFIKGKSYEDLTEDSLLQSAIERKFEIIGEALYRIKNVDEDCLSKITDGHKIIGFRNVIIHGYDIVDSKIIWDAIKFNLPKLKSEIKNLINI from the coding sequence ATGCTGCATGACATTAAGAAATATCTACACGATATTCAGCAATCTATTGAGGAAATAGAATCTTTTATAAAAGGCAAAAGTTACGAAGACCTCACAGAAGACTCTCTCCTGCAATCTGCCATTGAGAGAAAGTTCGAAATCATCGGAGAAGCGCTCTATAGGATAAAAAACGTTGATGAGGACTGTTTATCTAAGATCACAGATGGTCACAAGATTATTGGTTTTAGAAATGTTATTATCCACGGGTATGATATTGTTGATTCTAAAATAATCTGGGACGCTATAAAATTTAACCTACCAAAATTAAAATCTGAAATTAAGAATCTAATAAATATCTAA
- a CDS encoding nucleotidyltransferase domain-containing protein has translation MFDIEYFEEEIKQICSGLHLKKLDLFGSATTDDFGPNSDVDVIVEFEKNENSNRFDDYFVLKEKLQNVFHRQIDIIIDGSVKNPYLQASIDQTRKNIYAA, from the coding sequence ATGTTTGATATAGAATATTTCGAAGAAGAAATTAAACAAATATGTAGCGGGTTACATCTTAAAAAACTGGATCTATTTGGATCGGCTACGACCGATGACTTTGGTCCAAATAGTGACGTTGATGTAATCGTAGAATTTGAAAAGAATGAAAATTCTAACCGTTTTGACGATTATTTTGTCTTAAAAGAAAAACTGCAGAACGTTTTTCATCGCCAAATTGATATCATAATTGATGGCTCGGTCAAGAATCCTTATCTACAAGCAAGTATCGATCAAACAAGAAAAAACATATATGCTGCATGA
- a CDS encoding HI0074 family nucleotidyltransferase substrate-binding subunit has product MSEEISFALEKLENAINKLKEGVLSAECELEKDGVIHRFKITYELLWKTLKIFIKDQGIDVKTPKKTLKEAFRLGWIHGEDTFLNMMEDRNKTSHIYSKEISDAIFSRIKDIYTKAIEDVLNTLKGK; this is encoded by the coding sequence ATGAGCGAAGAGATTAGCTTTGCTTTAGAAAAGCTTGAGAATGCTATTAATAAACTTAAAGAGGGTGTTCTGTCAGCTGAATGTGAGCTGGAGAAAGATGGTGTGATTCACAGATTTAAAATTACATATGAATTATTGTGGAAAACTTTGAAAATATTTATTAAGGATCAAGGGATTGATGTAAAAACACCAAAAAAAACTTTGAAAGAAGCTTTTAGGCTTGGATGGATACATGGTGAGGATACGTTTCTCAATATGATGGAGGATAGGAATAAAACTTCCCATATATACAGTAAAGAGATTTCTGACGCGATATTCAGTAGGATTAAAGATATATATACTAAAGCAATTGAAGATGTGTTAAATACATTAAAGGGTAAGTAA
- a CDS encoding nucleotidyltransferase domain-containing protein, which produces MTQIIKELKEKLGSYFKNNSEIVAVFLFGSQVNGFTHNKSDIDIALLLESSSEVSLEKELELSVDITNRFGGKEIDLVILNKAPIILSYRIISQGELIYVKDEYKYAQFKERTLLNYFDFKYVHDTYNREFEKEMRCG; this is translated from the coding sequence ATGACACAAATTATAAAAGAATTGAAAGAAAAACTTGGTTCCTATTTTAAAAATAACAGCGAAATTGTTGCTGTTTTTCTTTTTGGTTCTCAGGTTAATGGGTTCACTCATAATAAAAGCGATATTGATATAGCTTTATTGCTTGAATCGTCTTCAGAGGTATCCCTCGAAAAGGAACTTGAATTATCAGTAGATATTACAAACAGGTTTGGAGGAAAAGAGATAGATCTTGTTATCTTAAATAAAGCTCCGATTATATTGTCATATAGAATAATCAGTCAAGGAGAGTTAATTTATGTGAAAGACGAATATAAATATGCTCAATTCAAAGAGAGAACATTGTTGAATTATTTCGATTTTAAATATGTTCACGATACGTATAATCGTGAGTTTGAGAAGGAGATGAGGTGTGGTTGA